From a single Actinomycetota bacterium genomic region:
- a CDS encoding amidase, which produces MSLVEETAYLDATAQAELVRKGEVSPAELVEAAIRRVERLNPELNAVVTPMFERALEEAKGKLPEGPFTGVPFLLKDLLAAYRGVRMTFGSAFFEDYVPDFDSELVARLKRAGLVIIGKTNTPEFGILPTTEPHLFGPTRNPWDTGRSTGGSSGGSAAAVAAGMVPAAHANDGGGSIRIPASCCGLFGLKPTRARNPLGPAVGDIISGLVVEHAVTRSVRDSATLLDVTAGPDVGDPYWAPPPSRPFLEEVGADPGRLRIAYTTGEGEAQVHPDCMKAVEEAARLCAELGHEVEEKGLGLDVEAITPHFMTLWGAAQAWMADGMADAVGKTPAPEMFEPLTWALIEMGRGFSAAQYLIAVTALQRVARDFARRFQEYDLWLTPTVAEPPPPLGTFDSPPDNPLYGVVRAAAFVPFTPICNITGQPAMNVPLYWNGEGLPVGVHFMARFGEEAVLFRLAAQLEEARPWASRRPPVSAG; this is translated from the coding sequence ATGTCCCTGGTGGAGGAGACGGCTTACCTGGACGCCACCGCCCAGGCGGAGCTGGTACGCAAGGGAGAGGTGAGCCCGGCTGAGCTGGTGGAGGCGGCCATCCGTCGCGTGGAACGGTTGAACCCCGAGCTCAACGCGGTGGTCACGCCCATGTTCGAGCGCGCCCTCGAGGAGGCGAAGGGAAAACTCCCGGAGGGACCCTTCACCGGGGTGCCTTTCCTCCTCAAGGACCTGCTGGCCGCTTACCGGGGAGTGCGCATGACCTTCGGCTCGGCCTTCTTCGAGGATTACGTCCCCGATTTCGACAGCGAGCTGGTGGCCAGGCTGAAGAGGGCCGGCCTGGTGATAATTGGCAAGACGAACACGCCGGAGTTCGGTATCCTCCCCACCACCGAGCCCCACCTCTTCGGCCCAACGCGCAACCCCTGGGACACGGGAAGGAGCACCGGGGGCTCCAGCGGCGGCTCGGCGGCGGCGGTGGCTGCGGGCATGGTGCCCGCCGCCCACGCCAACGATGGTGGAGGCTCCATCCGCATCCCCGCCTCCTGCTGCGGGCTCTTCGGCCTCAAGCCCACCCGGGCCCGCAACCCCCTGGGCCCGGCGGTGGGGGACATCATCAGCGGGCTAGTGGTGGAGCACGCTGTAACCCGCTCCGTGCGGGACAGCGCCACCCTCCTGGATGTCACCGCGGGGCCGGATGTCGGCGACCCCTACTGGGCTCCCCCTCCCTCCCGCCCCTTCCTCGAGGAGGTGGGAGCCGACCCGGGACGGCTGCGCATCGCCTATACCACCGGGGAGGGGGAGGCCCAGGTGCACCCGGACTGCATGAAGGCAGTGGAGGAGGCGGCGCGCCTGTGCGCGGAGCTGGGACACGAGGTGGAGGAGAAGGGGCTCGGCCTTGACGTAGAGGCCATCACCCCCCACTTCATGACCCTGTGGGGAGCGGCCCAGGCCTGGATGGCCGACGGCATGGCCGACGCGGTGGGTAAGACCCCCGCGCCGGAGATGTTCGAGCCCCTCACCTGGGCGCTCATTGAGATGGGGCGGGGATTCAGCGCCGCCCAGTACCTTATCGCCGTGACCGCCCTGCAGAGGGTAGCCCGGGACTTCGCGCGCCGCTTCCAGGAATACGACCTCTGGCTCACCCCCACCGTGGCCGAGCCCCCGCCGCCGTTGGGGACCTTCGACTCGCCTCCGGACAACCCTCTTTACGGCGTCGTCAGGGCAGCGGCTTTCGTGCCCTTTACCCCCATCTGCAACATAACCGGGCAGCCGGCCATGAACGTGCCCCTGTACTGGAACGGGGAAGGGCTTCCGGTGGGGGTGCACTTCATGGCTCGCTTCGGGGAGGAGGCCGTCCTCTTCCGCCTGGCCGCTCAGCTGGAGGAGGCGCGGCCATGGGCCAGCAGGCGCCCCCCGGTCAGCGCGGGCTGA
- a CDS encoding sigma-70 family RNA polymerase sigma factor has protein sequence MKDGTGAVKSKASPEERKARRRREAELLERIRRGDDPRAKEEFLEGYRDLLHRFAHKYHSDRLPYEDAFQLAALGMWKAIQRFDPSRGISFITFAYPTIEGELKKHYRDHLDLIRMPRPLRDLRHRVEAEWRSLEQEGRRPDVAMLAERLGVSEEEVIEVLAAERSGNVYSLDYVCGEEEGDTLGSLVGEHDPAFEEVEKWVTLEEGLSRLPHRHRQVLEMRLRRGMTQTRIAHELKISQMHVSRLIREAVEMLAGACRAETDIA, from the coding sequence ATGAAGGACGGGACGGGGGCTGTCAAGAGCAAGGCTTCGCCGGAGGAGAGGAAGGCGCGGCGCCGGAGGGAGGCCGAGCTCCTAGAGCGCATCCGGCGGGGGGACGATCCCCGGGCCAAGGAGGAGTTCCTGGAGGGGTACCGGGACCTGCTGCACCGTTTCGCCCACAAGTACCATTCCGACCGCCTCCCCTACGAGGACGCCTTCCAGCTGGCGGCGCTGGGGATGTGGAAGGCCATCCAGCGCTTCGACCCCTCGCGGGGCATATCCTTTATCACCTTCGCTTATCCCACCATAGAAGGGGAGCTCAAGAAGCATTACCGGGACCACCTGGATCTGATACGGATGCCCCGCCCCCTGCGCGACCTCCGGCACCGGGTGGAAGCGGAATGGAGGTCCCTGGAGCAGGAGGGCAGGCGCCCCGACGTGGCCATGCTGGCCGAGAGGTTGGGCGTCTCCGAGGAAGAGGTGATCGAGGTACTGGCGGCGGAACGTTCCGGAAACGTCTATTCCCTGGATTACGTGTGCGGCGAGGAGGAGGGCGATACCCTCGGCTCCCTGGTGGGGGAACACGACCCCGCCTTCGAGGAGGTGGAAAAATGGGTGACGCTCGAGGAGGGCCTTTCCAGGCTTCCCCACCGCCACCGCCAGGTACTGGAAATGCGCCTGCGGAGGGGGATGACCCAGACCCGTATCGCCCACGAGCTCAAGATATCCCAGATGCACGTCTCGCGCCTCATCCGCGAGGCGGTGGAGATGCTGGCCGGAGCCTGCCGCGCGGAGACCGACATCGCCTGA
- a CDS encoding response regulator transcription factor, with protein sequence MEGASGGGCGGRTRILVADDHRVIRAGLRRIMEGEEDLDLCGEAENAEELLRRVRGEKWDLLILDISLPDRSGLEVLEEVREMQPEMRVLVLSMHEDPLYVRRAFSLGASGYVSKDCTPEEVVEAVREVARGGRYLGRFLARRLGLKLEDFASEGGS encoded by the coding sequence ATGGAGGGTGCTTCCGGAGGGGGATGCGGTGGGAGGACGAGGATACTGGTGGCCGACGATCACCGGGTCATCCGCGCCGGGTTGAGAAGGATCATGGAAGGCGAGGAGGATCTGGATTTATGTGGAGAGGCGGAGAACGCCGAGGAGCTGCTCCGGCGGGTGCGAGGAGAGAAGTGGGATCTTCTCATCCTGGACATAAGCCTTCCCGACCGCAGCGGGCTGGAGGTCCTGGAGGAGGTAAGGGAAATGCAGCCGGAGATGAGGGTGCTGGTCCTCTCCATGCACGAGGACCCCCTCTACGTGAGGAGGGCCTTTTCCCTGGGAGCCTCAGGCTATGTGAGCAAGGACTGCACCCCGGAAGAGGTGGTGGAGGCGGTGCGGGAGGTGGCGCGCGGGGGACGCTACCTGGGGCGTTTCCTGGCCCGGAGGCTGGGGCTGAAGCTGGAGGATTTCGCCTCGGAAGGCGGGAGCTGA
- a CDS encoding response regulator transcription factor — MKMRVLVVDDHPVVRKGIIHILEEDPGVETCAEVGSAAELMRRVSEERWDVVILDINLPDRNGLEVLRDLKAAFPRLPVLVLSVYPEDQYAVMALKAGAAGYLPKDGVAEELVAALHKVASGGRFITTRLAERLAENLVSPVEEHPHQRLSEREFQVLLGLASGKRLKDIAQEMNISVKTASTYRARVLEKMGMENNAQLTRYALRNGLLP, encoded by the coding sequence ATGAAGATGAGGGTCCTGGTGGTGGACGATCACCCGGTGGTGCGCAAGGGCATCATCCATATTCTGGAAGAAGACCCCGGGGTGGAAACTTGCGCGGAGGTTGGCTCGGCGGCGGAACTCATGCGCCGCGTGTCCGAGGAGAGGTGGGACGTGGTGATCCTGGACATCAACCTCCCGGACCGCAACGGGTTGGAGGTCCTGAGAGACCTGAAGGCGGCCTTTCCCCGCCTCCCGGTACTGGTGCTCTCCGTTTATCCCGAAGACCAGTACGCGGTCATGGCCTTGAAGGCCGGAGCTGCCGGCTACCTGCCCAAGGACGGGGTGGCCGAGGAGCTGGTGGCCGCCCTGCACAAGGTGGCCTCCGGGGGCCGTTTCATAACCACCAGGCTGGCGGAGAGGCTGGCCGAAAACCTGGTGTCCCCCGTGGAGGAACATCCGCACCAGCGGCTCTCGGAGCGGGAGTTCCAGGTCCTGCTCGGGCTGGCCTCCGGAAAGCGCCTCAAGGACATCGCCCAGGAGATGAACATCAGCGTGAAGACAGCGAGCACTTACCGTGCCCGCGTGCTCGAGAAGATGGGGATGGAGAACAACGCTCAACTCACCCGCTACGCCCTGCGCAACGGCCTCCTTCCCTGA
- a CDS encoding GAF domain-containing sensor histidine kinase yields MSERKNDPPGYRAGDGEDTAGLESHVARLEEALVREREQNRALAELARTLLVSSDLDEISWKVLEYAKRLTGSPFGYVGYIDQETGHLVCPTMTRDVWEQCRMREKDYIFREFKGLWGWVLKNRRPILTNSPSRDPRSTGVPEGHIPIRRFLSVPALMGGMLVGQIALANSVRDYVSFDLEAISRLADLYAVAVMRMWSERELDRYRNQLEEVVRKRTRDLESAVQKLEKEIRERRRREEELREAAAKLRTLSAHLQSVREEEKRRIAREVHDTLGQALTGMKIEISLLSRKLAPDGAAVEKLAELTEMVDETIGAVRQIATELRPSVLDDLGLPAALEWLAKRFEEMNGVECLLRLEPGAEAPDRDTAVALFRIAQEAMTNVVRHAGAGRVEIGLLREGGELVMRVEDDGKGFEEEEVESPHALGILGMRERAYALGGALKIDRRVGGGTVVEVRIPCG; encoded by the coding sequence GTGAGTGAGCGGAAGAACGATCCGCCGGGCTACCGGGCCGGGGATGGCGAGGACACGGCCGGCCTGGAAAGCCATGTCGCCCGGCTGGAGGAGGCCCTGGTCCGGGAGAGGGAGCAGAACCGGGCCCTGGCCGAGTTGGCCCGCACCCTCCTGGTATCCAGTGACCTGGATGAGATTTCCTGGAAGGTCCTGGAATACGCCAAGAGGCTCACCGGAAGTCCCTTCGGTTACGTGGGATACATCGACCAGGAGACCGGCCACCTTGTATGCCCCACCATGACCCGGGATGTCTGGGAGCAATGCCGCATGCGGGAAAAGGACTACATCTTCCGGGAGTTCAAGGGCCTGTGGGGATGGGTGCTCAAGAACCGCAGGCCGATCCTGACCAACTCCCCTTCCCGGGACCCCCGTTCCACCGGGGTGCCCGAGGGCCACATACCCATCCGGCGCTTCCTATCCGTGCCCGCCCTCATGGGCGGCATGCTGGTGGGCCAGATCGCCCTGGCCAACTCCGTCCGGGATTACGTCTCCTTCGACCTGGAGGCGATCTCGCGCCTGGCCGACCTTTACGCGGTGGCAGTCATGCGCATGTGGTCGGAGAGGGAGCTGGACCGGTACCGTAACCAGCTGGAGGAGGTGGTGCGGAAGCGGACCCGGGACCTGGAATCGGCGGTGCAGAAGCTGGAGAAAGAGATCCGGGAGCGCAGGCGCAGGGAGGAGGAACTGCGGGAGGCTGCCGCGAAACTGCGCACCCTCTCCGCCCACCTCCAGTCGGTGAGGGAGGAGGAGAAACGGCGCATAGCCCGGGAGGTCCACGACACCCTGGGCCAGGCTCTGACCGGGATGAAAATAGAGATCTCTCTCCTTTCCAGGAAGCTGGCCCCGGATGGGGCGGCGGTGGAAAAGCTGGCCGAGCTCACGGAGATGGTGGACGAGACCATAGGGGCGGTGCGCCAGATCGCCACCGAGCTGCGCCCCAGCGTTCTGGACGACCTGGGGCTCCCGGCCGCCCTGGAGTGGCTGGCGAAGAGGTTCGAGGAGATGAACGGGGTGGAATGCCTGCTCCGGTTGGAACCGGGAGCCGAGGCCCCGGACCGGGACACCGCGGTGGCCCTCTTCCGCATCGCCCAGGAAGCGATGACCAACGTGGTCCGGCACGCCGGGGCCGGCAGGGTGGAAATCGGCCTCCTCCGGGAGGGAGGGGAACTGGTGATGCGCGTCGAGGACGACGGAAAAGGGTTTGAGGAAGAGGAGGTAGAATCGCCCCATGCCCTGGGCATCCTGGGCATGAGGGAGAGGGCTTACGCCCTGGGCGGCGCCCTCAAGATAGACCGGCGGGTGGGCGGAGGAACGGTCGTGGAGGTCAGGATCCCCTGCGGATGA